A single genomic interval of Terriglobus albidus harbors:
- a CDS encoding efflux transporter outer membrane subunit: protein MQSKQRFISAVLACAFTVLLAGCMVGPNYKKPVVPVPPTFAGANASSDNSQSSIAYTNWWKVFNDPVLNDLETQADQANRDIKIAVTHVDQASAFTQGVRSQLYPTIGIGGSALRAREAQNRPNNGNTAGRAATYNDLQLSLAASYEFDAWGRIRRSIESARATQEASQADLRFVTLSVESDVAVTYYNLRQTDQQLQILSDTIDTLRQSLDLTTSLFQKGLSSELEVKQAQTLLDQTVAQQHAAELQRAQMEHGLAVLLGRTVESFSLPAAPLQALPPQIPIGLPANLLERRPDIVEADRSVAAATAQIGVAKAAYFPQLSLTGLAGYESSNAAHLLNWQNSIASLGASVAAPLFTGGRLKAGVEQAQAVYRQSLAQYEKTVLGAYRETEDQLSALHFLEQQADAQGRAVQEAQQAQAIATARYKSGLVSYLDVVVAEQTVLANERSAAQIAGERMVASVVLIKTLGGGWNGTATP from the coding sequence ATGCAGAGCAAGCAGCGTTTCATTTCGGCCGTCCTCGCCTGCGCTTTCACCGTGCTATTAGCGGGTTGTATGGTAGGCCCGAATTATAAGAAGCCAGTCGTTCCAGTGCCGCCCACGTTCGCCGGTGCAAACGCATCGTCCGACAATTCCCAGAGCTCGATCGCATATACAAATTGGTGGAAGGTCTTCAACGACCCTGTACTCAACGACCTCGAGACCCAGGCCGACCAGGCGAATCGTGATATCAAGATCGCCGTAACCCATGTCGATCAGGCATCCGCCTTTACTCAAGGCGTTCGGTCGCAGTTGTATCCCACGATCGGCATCGGCGGATCCGCGCTTCGCGCACGTGAGGCACAGAACCGCCCCAACAACGGCAATACGGCGGGACGGGCGGCCACGTATAACGATCTTCAGCTATCCCTTGCGGCCAGCTATGAGTTCGATGCCTGGGGACGCATCCGGCGCTCGATCGAATCTGCCCGGGCAACACAGGAGGCGTCCCAGGCGGACCTTCGCTTCGTGACCCTTTCTGTCGAGTCCGATGTTGCGGTGACGTACTACAACCTCCGACAGACAGACCAGCAATTGCAGATTCTCAGCGACACAATCGATACACTTCGTCAGAGCCTGGACCTGACGACGAGCCTGTTCCAGAAAGGGCTCAGCAGCGAGCTTGAAGTCAAGCAGGCGCAGACACTGCTCGATCAAACCGTAGCGCAACAACATGCCGCCGAGTTACAGCGTGCGCAGATGGAGCACGGCCTGGCAGTGCTGCTGGGACGCACTGTAGAAAGCTTCTCGCTGCCAGCCGCGCCGTTGCAGGCTCTTCCTCCACAGATCCCCATCGGCCTGCCGGCCAACCTGCTCGAGCGACGCCCTGACATTGTGGAGGCCGACCGCTCCGTAGCTGCAGCCACCGCACAGATCGGTGTTGCGAAGGCCGCCTACTTCCCTCAACTGTCGCTTACGGGACTGGCTGGATATGAGAGCAGCAATGCAGCCCATCTGCTCAACTGGCAGAACAGTATCGCCTCCCTTGGAGCGTCTGTGGCTGCGCCTCTCTTTACCGGCGGCAGACTGAAGGCCGGCGTGGAACAGGCGCAGGCTGTCTACAGACAGTCGTTGGCGCAGTATGAGAAGACGGTCCTCGGCGCCTACCGCGAGACCGAAGATCAGCTATCCGCACTTCACTTCCTGGAACAGCAGGCCGACGCACAAGGCAGAGCGGTGCAGGAAGCGCAGCAGGCACAAGCCATCGCAACAGCAAGGTACAAGAGCGGCCTTGTAAGTTATCTTGACGTTGTGGTCGCGGAGCAGACGGTGCTGGCCAATGAGCGCAGCGCGGCCCAGATCGCCGGAGAACGCATGGTCGCCTCAGTCGTTCTGATCAAAACCCTGGGCGGCGGATGGAATGGGACCGCAACTCCCTAG
- a CDS encoding response regulator transcription factor, with amino-acid sequence MAAGKTSRIVAVVDDDHRVRESLEQLFRSAGVEHLLFSSGEEVLAHEGTQQIGCLVTDVRMPGMDGCELQRRIGSKLPDLAVIFLTAHQDDAVWRHARQHGAFALLYKPFDGEELLRLVMLALRWSRTREAFDVDC; translated from the coding sequence ATGGCCGCTGGAAAAACATCCCGTATCGTCGCAGTCGTCGATGACGACCACCGCGTGCGTGAATCGCTGGAGCAACTCTTCCGGTCCGCAGGCGTAGAACATCTTCTCTTCTCCTCAGGGGAAGAAGTTCTTGCCCATGAAGGAACACAGCAGATCGGTTGCCTGGTCACGGATGTTCGCATGCCGGGCATGGACGGCTGTGAGCTCCAGCGTCGGATAGGAAGCAAGCTGCCTGATCTGGCCGTTATCTTCCTCACGGCGCATCAGGACGATGCCGTGTGGCGTCACGCCCGGCAACATGGGGCCTTTGCCCTTCTCTACAAACCATTTGACGGTGAAGAACTTCTCCGCCTTGTAATGCTGGCCCTAAGGTGGAGCCGCACACGGGAGGCTTTCGATGTGGATTGTTAG
- a CDS encoding response regulator transcription factor — protein MSARQPIVYIVDDDYRVREALQALLASAGYEVVVFDSAASYLNFNRPDRAACLILDLDLPGMNGLELQRKIAGEDTPPIVFLTGHGDIPSTVKAMKAGATEFLSKPFDDEELLRSVEAGLQLDETTRARFAELDVIRKRYALLTPREREVLPFVIAGLLNKQTAWELGTSEITIRIHRGQIMKKMEAESLADLVRLAARLGIEPLSSNTKR, from the coding sequence ATGAGCGCCAGGCAGCCGATCGTCTACATTGTCGATGACGACTACAGAGTGCGGGAGGCACTGCAGGCACTGCTCGCATCGGCGGGGTACGAGGTCGTCGTCTTTGACTCAGCCGCGTCCTACCTGAACTTCAATCGGCCGGACAGAGCCGCATGTCTCATCCTCGATCTGGATCTTCCCGGCATGAATGGTCTGGAACTGCAACGAAAGATCGCCGGAGAAGATACGCCTCCCATTGTTTTTCTTACAGGGCACGGAGATATTCCCTCTACCGTCAAGGCGATGAAGGCGGGCGCGACCGAGTTTCTTTCAAAGCCGTTTGACGACGAGGAATTGCTCCGGTCCGTCGAGGCCGGCCTTCAACTCGATGAAACAACGCGAGCCAGATTTGCTGAGCTTGATGTCATCCGGAAGCGGTACGCCCTGCTGACTCCGCGGGAGCGGGAGGTACTTCCCTTCGTGATCGCAGGGCTTTTGAACAAGCAGACCGCATGGGAACTGGGCACCAGCGAGATCACCATTCGCATCCATAGAGGCCAGATTATGAAGAAGATGGAAGCAGAATCCCTCGCAGATCTCGTTCGGCTCGCCGCCAGGCTGGGAATAGAGCCCCTCTCCTCTAATACAAAACGATAA
- a CDS encoding sensor histidine kinase: MSHLGAIGYFAVKRLSMPLNFSPLKTDLLAVAACVLALPLAWELDAPSSCLLLAVMVSSLYGGRRSGYISVVLGAALFYVFFLTPRFSLFHPRGEFLRLFVFIVAMVLATELIAARHRAEESLRQTQTKLAQATQTATIAEFSASVVHEISQPLSAVVAHGQASLRWLQADPPNFANAQASVERIVRDSKDAVSIIKGLRTLFRRSPLQKAPIDLRPVVSEVVLLVRGRAEKDGVVVEVQLSKDLPLIFADRIQLQQVLMNLVLNGIESMRDVTGRQKTLVIHSREQDDMLLVEVRDQGIGVENFDKIFETFFTTKESGMGMGLSVCRSIIEAHDGRLWGTPGPVAGTVFSFTIPVFREHTA, from the coding sequence GTGTCACACTTAGGAGCGATCGGTTATTTCGCTGTGAAGCGCCTCTCGATGCCTCTGAACTTCAGCCCGTTGAAAACTGACCTGCTCGCAGTTGCAGCGTGTGTTCTCGCCCTGCCACTTGCCTGGGAGCTGGATGCGCCTTCCTCGTGCCTTCTGCTTGCGGTGATGGTAAGCAGCCTCTATGGCGGCCGCCGTTCCGGATATATTTCGGTCGTGCTTGGAGCGGCACTGTTTTATGTATTCTTTCTTACGCCACGGTTCAGCCTGTTTCACCCAAGGGGAGAGTTCCTGCGTCTGTTTGTCTTCATCGTGGCCATGGTGCTGGCGACGGAGTTGATTGCGGCGAGGCACCGCGCGGAAGAGTCACTCCGCCAGACACAGACGAAACTCGCACAGGCAACACAGACCGCGACAATAGCCGAGTTCTCCGCCTCGGTGGTTCATGAGATCAGCCAGCCGCTCAGCGCCGTCGTAGCGCACGGACAAGCCAGCCTGCGCTGGCTGCAAGCCGATCCTCCGAACTTCGCAAACGCCCAGGCTTCCGTCGAACGCATCGTTCGAGATAGCAAAGACGCGGTGAGCATCATTAAGGGCTTGAGGACTCTCTTTCGCAGGTCGCCGCTGCAGAAGGCCCCTATCGACCTGCGACCGGTTGTCAGCGAGGTCGTCTTGCTGGTGCGCGGCCGCGCGGAGAAAGACGGAGTTGTCGTCGAGGTCCAACTCTCGAAAGATCTGCCGTTGATCTTTGCTGACCGCATTCAACTGCAGCAGGTGCTCATGAACCTGGTATTGAATGGCATCGAATCCATGCGCGATGTCACCGGCCGGCAAAAGACTTTGGTGATCCACTCGCGAGAACAGGATGACATGCTGTTGGTGGAGGTCCGCGATCAAGGTATCGGCGTCGAGAACTTCGACAAGATCTTTGAGACGTTCTTCACCACGAAAGAAAGTGGCATGGGAATGGGACTCTCCGTCTGCCGCTCGATCATTGAGGCCCATGATGGTCGCCTGTGGGGAACGCCGGGGCCGGTTGCCGGAACGGTTTTCAGCTTCACAATTCCGGTTTTTCGGGAGCATACCGCATGA
- a CDS encoding efflux RND transporter periplasmic adaptor subunit, translating into MTEHTPSNPVLPSSSGRRLLFFLLVPAVLCIAGVLTLGLRGRQTKALAATTRALESEPVSIIHAKVGAPNSDLTLPGTLQAYSDSPIYARTSGYVSHWYADIGTHVRQGQLLAEIDSPEIDQELNQARATVNQVQANLTLANITAKRYQDLIRTNAVSQQEVDQNNQNLEAQKANLQAAAANVNRLQQMQGFERVVAPFDGVITQRRTDIGDLVNAGNGGAAFELFRISKIDTVRIFVPVPEAYSQQITNGLKATLELTAIPGREWSGSVTRDNHAIDATSHTLLTEIDVPNPKGELMPGAYATVRFHVTQPVSSLTIPSGSILYQASGPQVATVTSQNTILLKKVAVGRDFGDSVEVTSGISANDAVVSSPPDYLIDGMRADIQNSAAGQN; encoded by the coding sequence ATGACTGAACACACTCCATCTAATCCCGTTTTACCTTCTTCCAGCGGCAGACGGCTTCTGTTCTTCCTTCTGGTTCCCGCGGTGCTCTGCATTGCCGGAGTTCTGACACTCGGCCTGCGGGGGCGGCAGACGAAAGCTCTCGCGGCAACCACGCGCGCCCTGGAATCGGAACCGGTCTCGATCATCCATGCCAAAGTAGGCGCCCCTAACAGCGACCTCACGTTACCCGGAACCTTGCAGGCCTACTCCGATTCACCGATCTATGCACGGACAAGCGGCTACGTCTCCCACTGGTACGCTGACATCGGTACCCATGTGCGCCAGGGCCAGCTCCTCGCCGAGATTGACTCACCTGAGATCGACCAGGAGCTGAATCAGGCGCGTGCAACCGTGAACCAGGTACAGGCGAACCTCACCCTGGCGAATATCACCGCCAAACGCTACCAGGACCTGATCCGGACGAACGCGGTTTCGCAGCAAGAGGTGGATCAGAACAATCAGAACCTCGAAGCACAGAAGGCAAACCTGCAGGCCGCCGCCGCCAATGTGAACCGCTTGCAGCAGATGCAGGGTTTCGAGCGTGTCGTGGCCCCCTTCGACGGCGTTATCACACAGCGCCGGACCGATATCGGCGACCTCGTCAATGCCGGCAACGGAGGCGCTGCCTTTGAACTCTTCCGCATCTCGAAGATCGACACCGTCCGTATCTTCGTTCCGGTTCCGGAAGCTTACAGCCAACAGATCACGAACGGGCTGAAGGCGACACTGGAGCTTACAGCGATTCCCGGAAGAGAGTGGAGCGGTAGTGTCACCCGCGACAACCACGCAATCGACGCCACCTCACATACGCTGCTTACTGAGATCGACGTGCCGAACCCGAAGGGTGAGCTAATGCCCGGCGCCTATGCCACGGTACGCTTCCATGTCACACAACCGGTCTCATCTTTGACCATCCCGTCCGGGTCTATTCTCTACCAGGCAAGCGGGCCACAAGTCGCCACCGTGACTTCGCAGAACACCATCCTGCTCAAGAAGGTCGCTGTCGGACGCGACTTCGGCGACTCGGTGGAAGTCACAAGCGGCATCTCGGCAAACGATGCCGTCGTCTCCAGCCCACCTGATTATCTGATCGACGGCATGCGCGCCGACATTCAGAACTCAGCAGCAGGCCAAAACTAA
- a CDS encoding efflux RND transporter permease subunit, translating to MWIVRLALSRPYTFVVLALLLFLISPVMLMRTPVDIFPSINIPVVSIIWTYNGLVPAEMESRITSIYERALTTTVGNIDHIESQSLNGVSVIKVFLQPQANVDGAIAQVTAEAQATLKQLPSGITPPLVIQYSASTVPILQLGLSGKGLSEQQLNDFGSNFIRPQLATVPGAAVPLPYGGKVRQIMVDIDSAQLTSKGLSPVDVVNAINAQNVILPSGSAKIGKTEYTVGLNGTPVTVDQLNALPVKTINGGSIFMHDVANIRDGFAVQQNIVRQDGQRGALLTIEKAGSASTLAIVSGIRSVLPRIASTLPPELVMRPLADQSVFVRASLNGVLREGMIAACLTSIMILVFLGSWRSTLIICISIPLSILTSLLILSALGESINIMTLGGLALAVGVLVDDATVEIENMQRNVAMGKDLRQAILDAAQEIAVPAFVSTICICIVFVPMFFLTGVARYLFVPLAEAVVFALLASYFFSRTIIPTLVMFLLPKEVEEHRHPASDARPGRFARLHQRFEAAFDRLRDRYTHLLSQCLEHRAIFAACFITFCLGSVLLIPLLGRDFFPYVDAGQIRLHVRAKTGTRIEETARLVDEVDRYVRTQIPAEEMGGILDNIGLPTSGINLSYSNGGTIGNADAEVLISLNQKHHPTAEYVAHLREELPKQFPGTAFFFEPADIVSQTLNFGVPAPIDIQIAGKDFESNFALASQIANKMRSVPGAVDVHIQQQIDQPRLQYDIDRTRIQQVGLTERDVAGNVLVSLSSSFQTTPNFWLNPKNGVSYNIAVQTPQYKLSSIDAIGNIPINSPSAPTPQLFENLATMSRTSEPAVVSHYDVQRVIDIYGSVQGRDLGGVANDVQKIVDDASHHLVRGSRIITRGQVATMQASFTGLFAGLAFAIALVYLLLVVNFQSWTEAFIIITALPGALAGICWFLFLTHTSLSVPALMGTIMSIGVATSNSVLIITFANEHFQENKNAIKAAIEAGATRLRPVIMTAMAMIIGMIPMALGLGDGGEQNAPLGRAVIGGLLFATVATLFFVPTVFALIRNKRSTNYAPTPGNA from the coding sequence ATGTGGATTGTTAGGCTGGCGCTTTCGCGTCCGTACACCTTTGTCGTTCTCGCACTTCTGCTCTTCCTCATCAGCCCTGTGATGCTGATGCGGACACCGGTCGACATCTTCCCTTCAATCAATATTCCGGTCGTAAGCATTATCTGGACCTATAACGGCCTGGTGCCCGCGGAGATGGAGTCACGTATCACCTCCATCTACGAGCGCGCGCTGACTACGACGGTGGGCAACATCGATCACATCGAATCGCAGTCGCTCAACGGAGTTTCTGTCATCAAGGTCTTCCTGCAGCCGCAGGCGAATGTGGATGGAGCCATTGCGCAGGTTACGGCTGAGGCCCAGGCAACGCTGAAGCAGCTTCCTTCCGGCATCACACCGCCGCTCGTGATTCAGTACAGCGCCTCCACGGTGCCTATTCTGCAACTGGGCCTGAGCGGAAAAGGACTTTCAGAACAACAATTGAATGACTTCGGATCGAACTTCATCCGTCCACAGCTCGCCACTGTTCCCGGCGCCGCTGTTCCCCTGCCGTATGGCGGTAAGGTTCGCCAGATCATGGTGGACATCGATTCGGCACAGCTCACCTCGAAGGGGCTCTCTCCGGTCGATGTGGTCAACGCCATCAATGCACAGAACGTAATTTTGCCATCGGGCTCGGCGAAGATCGGCAAAACCGAATACACCGTCGGCCTGAACGGCACACCGGTCACAGTCGACCAGCTCAACGCGCTTCCGGTAAAGACGATCAACGGCGGGTCGATCTTCATGCATGACGTCGCCAACATCCGCGACGGATTTGCAGTGCAGCAGAACATCGTTCGTCAGGATGGCCAGCGGGGCGCCTTGCTCACGATTGAAAAGGCGGGCAGCGCCTCCACCCTCGCCATCGTCTCCGGGATCCGTTCCGTATTACCGCGTATCGCCTCAACGCTTCCGCCGGAGTTGGTGATGCGGCCGCTCGCCGATCAGTCCGTCTTCGTCAGGGCATCGCTGAACGGAGTTCTGCGAGAAGGGATGATCGCGGCCTGTCTCACCTCGATCATGATCCTGGTCTTCCTTGGGAGCTGGCGCAGTACGCTGATCATCTGCATCTCGATCCCACTCTCGATCCTTACCTCGCTCCTCATCCTCAGCGCGCTTGGCGAAAGCATCAACATTATGACGCTTGGCGGCCTGGCGCTCGCGGTTGGCGTGCTGGTCGACGACGCGACCGTGGAGATCGAAAACATGCAGCGCAATGTGGCCATGGGGAAAGATCTCCGCCAGGCAATTCTCGATGCTGCCCAGGAGATTGCGGTACCTGCCTTTGTCTCAACCATATGCATCTGCATCGTCTTCGTGCCGATGTTCTTTCTCACCGGCGTCGCGCGTTACCTCTTCGTTCCTCTCGCGGAAGCCGTTGTCTTCGCGCTGCTGGCCTCTTACTTCTTCTCGCGAACCATCATCCCCACTCTGGTGATGTTCCTGCTTCCCAAAGAGGTGGAGGAACACCGGCATCCTGCATCAGACGCCAGGCCTGGCCGCTTCGCCCGGCTCCATCAGCGGTTTGAGGCCGCCTTCGACCGGTTGCGCGATCGTTATACTCACCTTCTCTCGCAGTGCCTGGAACACCGTGCGATCTTCGCAGCGTGCTTCATTACCTTCTGCCTGGGAAGCGTGTTGCTCATTCCCCTGCTGGGGCGCGACTTCTTCCCGTATGTCGATGCCGGACAGATTCGCCTGCATGTACGGGCAAAAACGGGTACTCGCATCGAAGAGACCGCGCGTCTGGTGGACGAGGTTGACCGGTATGTCAGAACCCAGATCCCCGCGGAGGAGATGGGTGGAATTCTGGATAACATCGGTCTGCCGACCAGCGGCATTAACCTTTCGTACAGTAACGGCGGCACCATTGGAAACGCAGATGCCGAGGTGCTGATCTCGCTCAACCAGAAACACCACCCAACGGCAGAGTATGTGGCGCATTTGCGCGAAGAACTGCCAAAGCAATTTCCTGGGACAGCGTTCTTCTTCGAGCCCGCCGACATCGTCAGCCAGACGCTGAACTTCGGTGTCCCGGCTCCAATCGATATCCAGATCGCCGGCAAGGACTTCGAGAGCAACTTCGCGCTCGCCTCCCAGATCGCAAACAAGATGCGATCGGTTCCCGGAGCCGTGGACGTTCATATCCAGCAGCAGATCGATCAACCGCGCCTGCAATATGACATTGACCGCACTCGTATTCAGCAGGTGGGCCTGACAGAGCGTGACGTCGCCGGGAACGTACTCGTCTCTCTCAGCTCCAGCTTCCAGACGACACCAAACTTCTGGCTCAACCCGAAGAACGGCGTCTCCTACAACATCGCCGTACAGACGCCACAGTACAAACTCAGCTCAATCGACGCCATCGGGAATATTCCCATCAATTCACCCAGCGCGCCCACGCCGCAGCTCTTCGAGAACCTTGCCACGATGAGCCGGACCTCTGAGCCCGCGGTCGTGAGCCACTACGATGTACAACGTGTTATCGACATCTATGGCAGCGTGCAGGGCCGCGATCTCGGTGGAGTCGCCAACGATGTACAGAAGATCGTGGATGACGCATCGCATCATCTTGTTCGCGGCAGCCGCATCATCACCCGCGGCCAGGTGGCCACGATGCAGGCATCCTTTACAGGACTCTTCGCCGGTCTGGCCTTCGCCATCGCGCTCGTCTATCTGCTGCTGGTCGTGAACTTCCAGTCATGGACTGAGGCCTTCATCATCATCACAGCCCTGCCCGGCGCACTGGCAGGTATCTGCTGGTTCCTCTTCCTGACGCACACTTCGCTCAGCGTCCCGGCACTGATGGGAACCATCATGAGCATCGGAGTGGCCACCTCGAACAGCGTACTCATCATCACCTTCGCCAACGAACACTTCCAGGAGAACAAAAATGCCATCAAGGCGGCTATTGAAGCTGGGGCGACCCGCCTGCGGCCGGTCATCATGACGGCCATGGCAATGATCATCGGCATGATTCCGATGGCGCTCGGCCTCGGCGATGGTGGCGAGCAGAATGCGCCTCTCGGACGGGCCGTCATCGGTGGCCTTCTCTTCGCAACCGTCGCAACGCTGTTCTTTGTTCCTACGGTCTTCGCGCTCATTCGCAACAAGCGCAGCACAAACTACGCCCCCACGCCGGGCAACGCATAG
- a CDS encoding DUF5838 family protein — MSISSSGTAGFQERVQAHIRMLAEQPAAWHIAKNLRWMETHCRIFGIGEAVQVSVAYQGFRELVREAAYATVELSIKVAGDSVQAGRFNLFCVPQDVQGFVAGVMSFFEAVKAAEAPALDLSLLWRFLEGDIDWTRVSRVVVGLDLREQALQSRLKLWFFADDETGVVRNPVQKALAMHGRDELFDALHLHPSLLFGYDLCFDGSTGFRSYPDVTAEEFASDSVRARLQPVLSRQTMCAMEEALWTHFQISSRNRDLMVQLHPMEPSAFLAKWVPHPVAARVHGLYGEVPLLDMVVSLPMHELERGEVENFSLYYMPAGGRRPKQVGLPEVRE, encoded by the coding sequence GTGTCGATATCTTCCTCGGGAACTGCAGGCTTTCAGGAACGGGTACAGGCTCACATCCGCATGCTGGCGGAGCAACCTGCTGCCTGGCACATTGCTAAAAACCTCCGGTGGATGGAGACACACTGCCGTATCTTCGGAATCGGAGAGGCGGTGCAGGTGAGCGTGGCTTATCAAGGCTTCCGCGAGCTGGTGCGTGAGGCGGCGTATGCAACCGTGGAGTTGTCGATCAAGGTTGCAGGAGACAGCGTTCAAGCCGGCAGGTTCAATCTCTTTTGCGTACCACAAGATGTGCAGGGATTCGTTGCCGGGGTGATGTCGTTCTTCGAAGCGGTGAAAGCGGCGGAGGCTCCTGCACTGGACCTCTCCTTGCTGTGGCGGTTTCTGGAGGGCGATATCGATTGGACACGTGTCAGCCGTGTGGTCGTCGGTCTTGATCTTCGTGAGCAGGCATTGCAATCGCGTTTGAAGCTGTGGTTCTTTGCGGACGATGAGACTGGGGTTGTACGTAATCCGGTACAGAAGGCGCTGGCCATGCACGGGAGGGATGAGTTATTCGATGCATTGCATCTGCACCCCTCGCTGTTGTTTGGATACGATCTTTGTTTCGATGGGTCGACGGGGTTTCGCAGCTATCCGGATGTTACGGCGGAAGAGTTTGCTTCCGATAGTGTGCGGGCGCGGCTGCAGCCGGTGCTTTCTCGGCAGACCATGTGTGCCATGGAAGAGGCATTGTGGACGCACTTTCAAATCTCGAGCCGAAACCGGGACCTGATGGTGCAGCTTCATCCGATGGAGCCATCTGCGTTTCTTGCGAAGTGGGTACCGCATCCTGTTGCGGCGCGGGTGCATGGTCTCTATGGAGAGGTTCCGCTGCTGGATATGGTGGTCTCGTTGCCGATGCATGAGTTGGAGCGTGGAGAGGTTGAGAACTTTTCGCTGTATTACATGCCGGCGGGGGGCCGGAGACCTAAGCAAGTCGGTTTGCCTGAGGTCAGAGAATAG
- a CDS encoding IS481 family transposase, with protein sequence MAWRKVEVEAQRLRFVEAAMIGERSFSSLCVEYEISRPTGYLWLKRYREHGAAGMQEASRRPLLSPRQSPAELEEQIVSLRRQHPDWGARKLRVLLGRSGVKVPSSTVHRVLRRHGLIHRLDSHPQATGSFCREAPNQLWQMDFKSPKGWNAHLGPLSVLDDHSRYALVLEQLSSGEGLVVQQRLDKAFSDCGLPEAMLMDHGQPWWNAQSPGGWTQLSVWLMRLGIRLYFSGVRHPQTQGKVERFHGALERARRRCGPMDTPPGQSWLDRFREEYNHVRPHEALDMETPADHWHPSQREYTEPRNPAYAPDAEVRELNSNGALWLDGRSWQVAGALAHQPVRLARIDQRILIFYGDTPIRELDLTGQGSTIVEPCPANSLNL encoded by the coding sequence ATGGCATGGAGGAAGGTGGAAGTGGAAGCGCAGCGATTGCGGTTTGTGGAGGCGGCGATGATTGGAGAGCGATCGTTTTCGTCTCTGTGTGTGGAGTACGAGATTAGCCGTCCGACGGGTTATCTGTGGCTGAAGCGATACCGTGAGCATGGAGCGGCCGGCATGCAGGAAGCCAGCCGCAGGCCTCTGCTGAGTCCCCGTCAGAGCCCTGCCGAGTTGGAAGAGCAGATCGTGTCTTTACGGCGCCAGCATCCTGACTGGGGTGCACGTAAGCTTCGCGTTCTGCTCGGCCGATCTGGGGTGAAGGTGCCATCGTCGACCGTACATCGAGTGTTGCGTCGGCACGGTCTGATCCACCGGCTGGACAGCCATCCACAGGCCACTGGCAGCTTCTGTCGCGAGGCGCCTAATCAGCTCTGGCAGATGGATTTCAAAAGCCCTAAGGGATGGAACGCGCATCTTGGCCCCTTATCCGTGTTGGATGACCACAGCCGCTATGCCTTGGTGTTGGAGCAACTGTCCTCGGGTGAAGGTCTCGTCGTCCAACAGAGGCTGGATAAGGCGTTCTCTGACTGTGGGTTGCCCGAGGCCATGCTGATGGATCACGGCCAGCCCTGGTGGAACGCGCAGTCACCAGGAGGATGGACGCAGCTATCCGTGTGGCTGATGCGGCTGGGCATCCGGCTGTACTTCTCCGGAGTCCGCCACCCGCAGACCCAGGGTAAGGTGGAACGCTTCCACGGTGCCCTGGAGCGGGCACGGAGAAGGTGCGGGCCGATGGATACGCCGCCTGGCCAGTCATGGCTGGACCGCTTCCGGGAAGAGTACAACCATGTTCGTCCCCATGAAGCGCTGGACATGGAAACGCCAGCAGACCACTGGCACCCCAGCCAGCGAGAGTACACCGAACCACGTAACCCCGCGTATGCCCCGGATGCCGAAGTGCGCGAGCTCAACAGCAACGGAGCGCTCTGGCTGGACGGACGCAGCTGGCAGGTAGCCGGAGCCCTGGCTCATCAGCCTGTCCGTCTCGCTCGCATCGATCAACGCATCCTGATCTTCTACGGTGACACGCCCATCCGGGAACTCGACCTCACGGGGCAGGGTTCCACGATCGTGGAACCCTGCCCCGCAAACTCACTCAATCTGTAA